The genomic region CTCTGCTGCCACTGAAGCTTGCCAGGCCCGGGCCCAGCCCACGCGCAGTCCGGACATAATCGCCGGCAACGCTGCCGGTAGCATCACCTGGTTCACCAGGCTGAGGCCGGTCAGCCCTAGATTACGCCCTACTTCAACTTGAGTGCGCGGTACTGAACGCAGCCCGCCGTAGATGCTGGCGGTAAGGGGCCAAAAGGCTGAGAAGATAATAAGAAGGATAATGGAGTGAACCCCAGCTCTAAACCACAGGAGCAAGATGGGCAGAATGGCAATGGACGGTAGCGGATGGAGAATGGCCATCAAGGCCATCAGGCCATCGGCCCAAGGTTCCCACAGCATGGCTAAGGCACAGGCAAGAAACGAGGTAGCGATGGCCAGCCCCAATCCGACGGCAATTAGGGACAGCGAGTACCAAGTGCGGCCGGCAATTTCTCCCCCGCTCAGTTCTTGGGCCAACGCGGACAGAATATCGGTTACCGGCGGGAACAGCAGCCGAGGCCAGATATTCAGGCGAGCCAGAATTTCCCAAGCCAAAGCGAGCGCAGCCAGAATGAACGCTTGGCGCAGGTACCTAGACAAACAATCACCCCTTTTCCCCTGCCACAGTGTGAGGCCTGTTCACCGAATTGTTGCCGGTGTCACTTTAGGCCTCTGCGCTCAATATATGCCGCGGTGGTTTTTCCTGTGCTCTATATACCTGCCGCCAGTACGATCAAGATGACGGCACCAAGAAGGAGAGCGACTTTCAGGGGCGGAACTTGGCCGATCATTCCAGCCAGGCCCAGGCTGCTCACCACCAGAAAGACAGTGGGCCCGATGATGCC from Bacillota bacterium harbors:
- a CDS encoding DUF2619 domain-containing protein encodes the protein GIIGPTVFLVVSSLGLAGMIGQVPPLKVALLLGAVILIVLAAGI
- a CDS encoding ABC transporter permease; its protein translation is MSRYLRQAFILAALALAWEILARLNIWPRLLFPPVTDILSALAQELSGGEIAGRTWYSLSLIAVGLGLAIATSFLACALAMLWEPWADGLMALMAILHPLPSIAILPILLLWFRAGVHSIILLIIFSAFWPLTASIYGGLRSVPRTQVEVGRNLGLTGLSLVNQVMLPAALPAIMSGLRVGWARAWQASVAAEMVFGASGNEGGLGWFLYKQRYFLEVPKVFAGMLVIISIGLMIENILFSFLERHTVARWGMSIK